A segment of the Thermoplasmata archaeon genome:
TCCGCAAAGGCGAGCCGGAGGAGGGAGAGGAAGAAGGCAGGAAAGCTCCTCGCCCGGAGGAAGAAGGAGTTCACCTACAGGGGCTATACCCTCGCGGAGCTTAAGGCGATGAGCCTGGACGAGCTCGCGCCCCTCCTAACGGCTAGGGCCCGAAGGACACTCAAGCGGGGGTTCAGCGAGGAGGCGCGAAAGTTTTGGGAGGCTGTCCGGAAGGGGAAGAAGGAGGTCATTGAAACCCACTGCCGGGACGTCATCGTCCTTCCGGAGCTCGTTGGCAAAAAAATCGGAATTCACAGAGGCAACGAGTTCAAGATTGTGGAGATTCAGCCGGAGATGATCGGACATTATCTCGGGGAGTTTGCGATGACGCGAAAATTCATAAAGCACGCCGGGCCGGGCGTGGGCGCCACGCGCTCATCCAAGTTCATGCCGCTGAAGTAGAGGGAGGTATGGGATGGCTGGCGGGCGGGAAGGAATGGGGGTGAGGTGATGGCCAAGCACGCGGGGTATACGATTGAGGTCGACGACACGAAGACGGCGAAGTCCATAGGCAAGGAGCTCCCGATATCTCCGAAGCACGCCGTCGAGATATGCAGGGAGATTCGTGGCATGCCTCTGGACAGGGCGAAGGAGTTCCTCGAGGGCGTGATCGCCGGAAGAACACCCGTCCCCTTCCGCAGGTACACCTACCAGGTCTCGCACCAGAGGGGCTGCCGCGGCCCCGGCCGCTTCCCAAAGAAGGCTGCACAGTACATACTCAGGGTTCTCGAGGACGCTGAGAGCAACGCGGAATATAAGGGCTTCGACACGGAGAGCCTCGAAGTTCTTCAGGCGGCCGCCCACAGGGGCCGGACCTGGCACCAGAGGATGCCACGGGCCCATGGCCGCTGGACCCAGAAGGACAGGTTGATGACCAATATCGAGGTCATTCTGCAGAAGAGGGAGGGTTAGGATGGCCGCGGAGAGGAAGCTGGTGGTGGAGAACATCCGCAGGGTGCTTCTCAAGGAGTATATAATGAAAGAAACGGAGAAGGCCGGGTTCGGAGGGCTGGATATCCAGCGAACCCCCATGGGCACCAGAATCACCCTCGTTGCCGAGAGACCCGGAATGATAATCGGCCAGAGGGGAGCCACAATCAAGGATCTGACGGAGGTTGTGGAGAACAAGTTCAAATTCGACAACCCCCAAATCGAGGTCGTGGAGGACCCGAATCCAAGCCTGAATCCGCACATCATGGCCCAGAAGCTCGCATCCGCCATAGAGCGCGGCTGGCACTTCCGCAGGGCGGCGCACTCAACCGTGCGAAGGATAATGGAGGCGGGGGCGAAGGGCTGCCAGGTGGTCATATCCGGAAAGCTCACGGGCGAGAGGCACAGGACCGAGAAGTTCCGCGAGGGGCACATCAAGTATTGCGGCGAGCCTAGGAACCTCTTCATGACCACGGGGTTTGCGGTCGCTAAAAAGAAGCCCGGAGTGATCGGCATCAAGGTCCAGATAATGGTGCCCGATGCAAGGCTTCCCGACGAGGTCAGGGTGTTGAAGCCAAAGGCGGAGGCGCAGGAGGCGTCGATCCAGCCTTCATCAGAGAAGCCAGCAGAAGCGAAGGTGGGGGACACAAAACCAGCGGCGGAGGCAGGGGAAGAGAGGACCACCGGCGCAGGAACGGAAACGGTGGCCGCCGCAGCTGATGGAGAGAAAAAGGTCGAGGTGGAGGGAAGCGCCGCGGCTCAGAGAGATAAGAAGGGCCCAGGGGGTGAGGGGTGATGGTCTCGCCGATGAACATCAGGGCGATTCGAGAGATGAGTTCGGAGGAGAGGAGGAACAAGCTGAAGGAGATGAGGGACGAGCTGATGCACCAGAGGGGTCTGGCGGCGATGGGCGGGGCGCCCCCCAGCCCAGGGAAAATAAGGGCGCTGAGAACAGCAATTGCGAGACTTCTGACTGTCATGAAGGAAAAGGGCGAGAGAGCGAGCTGATGTTTGGGAGGATGTGAGCAAACATGGCTGGAATATGTCCCACGTGTGGTCTGCCGAAGGAGCTGTGTGCCTGCGAGGAGATAGCCCGCGAGCAGCAGGAGATTCGAATCTCCACTGCCAAGCGCCGGTACGGTAAGGTGGTGACGATTGTCGAGGGCATAGACGCCGGAGACATCGACATCGAGGATCTCGCGAGGCAGCTCAAGACCCGCTGCGCTGCGGGCGGGACGGTGAAGGAGGGGAAGATAGAGCTCCAGGGGGACCATAAGAAGAAGGTGGAGCAGGTCCTGCAAGAGCTCGGCTTCCAGATTGCGGTGCAGTAGTGGACGCGCCCCCGGAGGCGCTAGCTCTTAGGACGCCTATGGAGCGCCGGCTGGAAGCGACGGTGAGCCGGGCTCCGAAGGGCGGGCTCGCGTGGACCCAGAGCGGGGAAAGAAACGGAGAGGAATGTGCCGTGGCGATAACGGAGAGCAATCTGGTGAGGCATGAGCTGATCGGGCTCAGGGTGGTGGTCAGGCGGAGCCCTGACCCATCAGTTGAGGGGATGGAGGGAAGAGTGGTCGATGAAACTAGGAACACCCTTGTTATCGACACGGGGGAAAGAGGCAGGAGGAGGGTTGCGAAGGAGGGCAGCGCCTTCCTCTTCACCCTTCCGGACGGCGGAATGGTGGAGGTCGAGGGAAGGAGAATTCGATTTAGACCTGAGGACAGAGTCAAGAGGTGCAGATGAGCTGGTGGTGAAGATGGTAGAGAAAGTAAGGGCAGAGGGTGAGACGGAGAGCAGGCCGGATGCCAAGACGGTGGAGGTGGATAGGAATTCGGGGCAGGCGGCCAGGACAACAGGGGCGGGGGGCGGGGAGAGAACGATGCCCGGCCCGGCACCGAAGGTGGCGAGGCCCCACAGGCCTGCGAAGAAAAAGCCGGTAGCAAAGCCCGGCCGGCCGAAGCCCACGGGAAAGACCGATATTGGAATTAACGTAAAGCCGCCGGCCAGAACCTGCACTGACCGCAACTGCCCCTTCCACGGGAGGCTCCCGGTCAGGGGCCTGATGTTCGAGGGCGTCGTTGTGTCGGATAAGATGGATAGGAGCGCCGTCATCGAGCGCGAGAGGCTGCTCTATGTGCCGAAGTACGAGAGGTACATGAAACGAACGAGCCGGATGTCCGTTCACAATCCACCCTGCATCTCGGCTAAGGTCGGCGACCAAG
Coding sequences within it:
- a CDS encoding 30S ribosomal protein S17; translated protein: MGINVKPPARTCTDRNCPFHGRLPVRGLMFEGVVVSDKMDRSAVIERERLLYVPKYERYMKRTSRMSVHNPPCISAKVGDQVVVMECRPLSKTISFTIVSKKGV
- the yciH gene encoding stress response translation initiation inhibitor YciH, which encodes MAGICPTCGLPKELCACEEIAREQQEIRISTAKRRYGKVVTIVEGIDAGDIDIEDLARQLKTRCAAGGTVKEGKIELQGDHKKKVEQVLQELGFQIAVQ
- a CDS encoding ribonuclease P protein subunit, which codes for MDAPPEALALRTPMERRLEATVSRAPKGGLAWTQSGERNGEECAVAITESNLVRHELIGLRVVVRRSPDPSVEGMEGRVVDETRNTLVIDTGERGRRRVAKEGSAFLFTLPDGGMVEVEGRRIRFRPEDRVKRCR
- the rpmC gene encoding 50S ribosomal protein L29, with product MVSPMNIRAIREMSSEERRNKLKEMRDELMHQRGLAAMGGAPPSPGKIRALRTAIARLLTVMKEKGERAS
- a CDS encoding 30S ribosomal protein S3, with protein sequence MAAERKLVVENIRRVLLKEYIMKETEKAGFGGLDIQRTPMGTRITLVAERPGMIIGQRGATIKDLTEVVENKFKFDNPQIEVVEDPNPSLNPHIMAQKLASAIERGWHFRRAAHSTVRRIMEAGAKGCQVVISGKLTGERHRTEKFREGHIKYCGEPRNLFMTTGFAVAKKKPGVIGIKVQIMVPDARLPDEVRVLKPKAEAQEASIQPSSEKPAEAKVGDTKPAAEAGEERTTGAGTETVAAAADGEKKVEVEGSAAAQRDKKGPGGEG
- a CDS encoding 50S ribosomal protein L22, translated to MAKHAGYTIEVDDTKTAKSIGKELPISPKHAVEICREIRGMPLDRAKEFLEGVIAGRTPVPFRRYTYQVSHQRGCRGPGRFPKKAAQYILRVLEDAESNAEYKGFDTESLEVLQAAAHRGRTWHQRMPRAHGRWTQKDRLMTNIEVILQKREG
- a CDS encoding 30S ribosomal protein S19; translation: MAEDKTAVSAKASRRRERKKAGKLLARRKKEFTYRGYTLAELKAMSLDELAPLLTARARRTLKRGFSEEARKFWEAVRKGKKEVIETHCRDVIVLPELVGKKIGIHRGNEFKIVEIQPEMIGHYLGEFAMTRKFIKHAGPGVGATRSSKFMPLK